Sequence from the Longimicrobium sp. genome:
TCGCGCAGCAGGTGGTGGAACGCGGTGATGAAGCGCGAGCGCGGGTCCGCCGGCCGCAGCCGGGGGACCGCCCGCCCGCTGAGCGGGAGGTCGTACTGGTGGCTGTACTCGTAGGCGCGGCGCACCACGCTCAACCGGGTGTGCTCATCCTGCAGGTAGCCCCACAGCACGCCGGCCAGCGGCATCAGCGGGTCCAGCTCCATCTCCGCCAGCGGGTCGGTGTCGCCCGGGCGGCGGATGTTCTGGAAGCGCAGCAGGATGGCGTTCATCGTCTGCGTGAGCAGTGCCTCCTCGTGCCAGTACGACCAGATCAGCTCCAGCAGGAACGGCCCCATGGCCCCGCGCGTGAGCGCCGAGAGCGGCGACGGACGCGTGCCGCGGTCGTATGCTTCGCTCAGCACGGAGCTGAGGTAGTTGTTGGACGGCTTCCGCAGGTACGTCCGCAGCTCCCTGTTCAGCTCGGCATACGTCATCGGTTTGCCGCCCAGGCGCAGGTAGTCGTCATCCACCGTCTGCGATGCCCGGTCGCGCTCGGCAGCCTCCGCCTCCGCCTCCGCCGTCTCCGCCCCTGTCTCCGCCGGCGTCCCCGTCAGCGCCCTCACCAGCTTGCCGGCGCACGAGGGGTTGCTCGGCGTGCGGTGGTTGTCCTCGTCGTCGCGCGGCATCAGGAGGTGGCCGTCGGCGTCGCGGACGGTGGAGAGGTCCAGGACGGGAGGAACTCCGGTCTTCTTCGAGTTCCAGACCCCTCCCTGGAGCAGGAGGAAGCTCTCGGCGGCGTCGCGGATCACGCCGTACAGCTCGGCTCCCGGAATCGGGCGGTGCCGCCGCGCCTCGGGGCGGCTGGGAACAGTCACGTCATCCTCCACACCCTTCCACGTGTCCCCATCTCGGGCGATCCCGCTCAGGAAGCTCTCGAAATGGGTGAACGAGACCGCCTCCGTGTGCAGGAGGATCGCCGCCCACAGCGGCTGCGCGCTGGCGTCGTGCTCGCCCGCGCGGTTCAGTACGATGTTGACTGGATTCGCCATGTGTGCCTCCACACCTTCGTGATTTGGGTTCAGGATGCCAGGGCCGGCCGCGGCATGCGGGCCGCGCGCGCCGATGTGTCCAGAGTGCGGCGGAGCGCCCAGTACGTGAGCAGGTCCGCCAGCAGGCCGCTCTCCGCCTCGGGAGTGAGCCGTCCGTCCGCCCTGGCCTGGCCGATCACGGCCATCACCAGCGACGGGGCGCCGCCGCGCAGCCGCTCGAACGACCCGCCCGCCCGCTCCCACAGGGCGCCCAGCCGCGCGGGCTGCCGCTCGGCCAGGCAGAACGCCTCGGCCAGCGAGGCGCCGCGCAGCGCCTCCGGGCGGTGGTTCACCAGCAGGCGCACGAACGCGGGCATGGTGCGGCGGAGCACCGCCAGCAGCTCCCGCTGCCGCTCCGAAATCTCGTCGTTCACCGGGTAGAACTCCTCCCACACCCCCGCCAGCTTCTCCCACTGCGGGTGCGGGTAGAGCGCGCCGCCCATCGCGCAGGAGAGAAGGACGCGGATCCAGGGGATGGGGTGCGGGTCCTCCGTCCCCCCGCGGAAGACGAAGGCGCGGGGGAGCGACACCACCCCCATCAGCCCCAGCGTCGACGCCACGCCCACGCGCGCCACCGACCACAGGTCCGCCACGATTTCCGAGATCCACCGCTCGTACATCAGCCAGGCGGGCTGGTCGGGGCCGCCGCGCCGCTGCTCGGCCACCAGCGGCGCGCGCAGCGAGTTCACCAGGTCCAGCAGCGCCGCCCCCTGGTGCCCCACCTCGTGCACCAGCGACGAGGCGATGCCGGAGCCCACCATCCGCTCGCGGGGGACGCGCACCACCGCAACGGGGTTCTCTCCCCCGCCGGGGAGGCGGGTGCGGGCGCGGCGGATTGCGGCGCCGTGCCCCCGGTCCACGTAGCACACCAGCGCCGGGCTTTCGAACGGGGAGCCGCGCAGCGCCAGCGCGTCGTCGGCCACCACGTCCAGCCCCGCCAGCCACACCCCGTTGCCGTGCTCGCTGCGCTGCGTCAGCACGTCGGCGAAGAGGTCGAACTGCGACAGCACCACGTTGAACCGCAGCCGCAGGAAGGTGAAGCGGCGCTGCATCTCCGCCGGCGCGGCGGCCTGGCCCCGGGGCCCGCGCAGCCAGCGGACGTAGTGCTGCACCCGGGTGCGCAGCTCGCGGCGGCCGTCGGCCAGGTACTGCTCGATGGCGATCTGCGCCTCGCTGGAGACGGCGGCGGCCGGCACCATGGACTCCACCAGTGCGAACGGGCGCACCCGTGCCAGCCGGGTCAGCAGCGCCCGGGCTTCCTGCTCCAGGAGCCACGCCGCGAGGTGCATGGCGTCAGACCCCGAAGAGGACGATCCGCCCGCCGCGCCGCACCCAGCGGCCGCTGCTGCCGCCGCCCTGCTGCCCCTGCGCGCCGCGCTGCCCGCCGAGCGCCTGCCCTGCGGGCGCCTGCCCGTTGCCGTTGCGCGCGGCCCCGCCCGCCGCCTGCCCGCCGGCCAGGGTGCGCACCAGCCCCGGCGCGTGCTGCTGCGCGGCGGCCACGGCGGCCTGCCTGGCGGCCTGCTGCGGCGGAAGCCCGCCCACCTCGTTGAGGTTGCGGGCCGCGTCGGTGGCGAAGCGCACGTAGCGGCGGGCCATCTCGAACTCCTGGTCCTGCGGGCTCAGCCCCTCCAGCTCCAGCCCGAACGCCTTGCCGGCCATCGATGCCAGGTTCCCGCCGATGGCGCCGCCCACGCCGGGGGCGATCAGGTTGCCCAGCGCCGCGCCGGCCACGGGGAGCGCCTTCTTGGCCACGCTCTTGAGGATGCCGCCCAGCGCCCGCCCGGCCGGCGAGCGCAGGAAGGTGCCCGCGGACTTGAACACCTTGCCCAGGAACTGCTCCAGCTCCTCCTCGTCCTGGATCTCCAGGAGGGAGGCGGCCAGCTCCATCTCGTCCATCTCGTTGAGCTGCCCGTACTCGTCGAACACGCTCTCGCGGTCGCCGCCCCAGTACTCCATCTCGAAGTCGCCGGACTCCAGGGCGTCCATCCCCGTCTCGAACTCGTTCAGCGTGCGATCCAGATCGTGCATGGTATCCTCCGTGGGGTGAGAAGAAGCGCATGTGAGCCAGCCTCCGGGCCCCATTGAAAAGCAGTACCGGTGCCGCGCTAAGTGGTTGTTTTTCAACGATGCCCGGCGAAGATGCCTTCGGACGGCGAAGAAGGCTGCGGGTTTTGGCGAAGCTGGTTTCGGCGGCGGTGTTGCCGCGGGTTCTCTGCCCGGGTGAAACGAAAAGACCCCGGGAGAGGTATCTCCCCGGGTCCTGGATGTGCTCTGGCCGTCGTTTCCGCCGCGCGGGGCGGAATGCGCACCGAACGCCTCTGAACGAGTCCTTATGTTCCGCCGCTACACACTCGTCTTCGCCCTCGTGCTCCTCGTGCTGCCGTCGCCCGCGCTCGCCCAGGCGCCTGCCCGCGACCCGATCCTGTTCGTGCACGGCTGGCGGGGGCGGGCGGAGCAGTGGAGGCCGATGACGCAGCGGTTCGTGGACGACGGGTGGAGCCGCGCGCGGCTCTTTGCGTGGACCCTCGATCCGCGCGACTCGCACGCCGCGGCCGCGGCAAAGATCGCGGCGCGGGTGGACCAGATCCTGGTGGCCACCGGCGCCTCGCGGGTGGACATCGTCACGCACTCGATGGGGGCGCTCCCCACCCGGTACTATCTCAAGAACCTGAGGAGCGCGGGCAAGGTGGATGCGTGGGTCTCGCTGGGCGGACCCAACCACGGCATCCACGTGGCGGACCTGTGCATCTCCGCCGACTGCAGGGACATGCGGCGCGGATCCCCCTTTCTGGCCGCGCTCAACCAGGGGGACGAGACGCCGGGCCAGGCGCGGTACGCCACCTGGCGCTCGCCGTGCGACGAGATCATCGACCCGGTGGACACCGTCATCCTGCAGGGGGCCGACAATCACCTCACCGGCTGCGTGTCACACCTGGGCCTTCTGCGCGACCCCGCCCTCTATCGCGCCGTCCGCGACTTCGTCTCGCGCCGCGCGGCGTACGTGCGTCACGCCCCCTCGGGCTCGTCCATGGCGTCGCGCACGGTGCGGGGGCGCATGTCGGTCCAGACCTCGTGGATGTAATCCAGGCACTCGGTCTTCGTGCCCTGCTTCCCCGCGGGCTTCCATCCCATGGGAGGGTCCCGGTCGACCGGCCACAGGGAGTACTGCTCCAATTCGTTCACCACCACCTGGTAGATGGTGTCGTCCTCGCGCTGTTCGCTCATTTTCCCGGCTCGCCAGGGGGATGGGAGAAAATTGGTCCGGGTGATCTTACCGCATGCAGCCGTGCGTGGCGAGCATTGCGCGTGATGACGTATTATGATGTATGACGCGGCGCACCCCTCACCGGCACAGGAGACGACGATGGCAGACGCGGCGAGCTTGACGGACGCGGAACGGGCGAAGCTGGAGCAGCGGCGTGACCGGCTGATGAAGCTGATGAAGGAGGGCGACGGCTCCGGCGGCGGCTCCACGCTGGACGCGGACGACCGCGCGGACCTGGCGCGCGAATGGAACCGCATAGACTCCCTGCTCAACCAGCGCTGAAAGAAATCGTTTGCGGGCGCACACGAGCACGATTATCGTTGCGCCGAGATCCTTCCGATAAAAGCATCACACAGAGGACGCAGAGAGAACGACAAGCCGACAGAGAACCCCTCTCAGTTCTCTCTCGGTGTCTCTGTGCCTCTGTGTGAGACCGCGGTTCCCCCACCAAAACCCCACGGAATGAAGCCCACCACGGCCCCCGGCGACCAGGGCTCGACATCAGCTGCAAAGAAGCCGCCCGCGGATGGCGCGCCGCGGGCCAGACGGCACGTCCGCTTTGGGCGCGCGCTGGGCCGCGGGGTGCGCAGGATCGCGCGCGTGGTCGGGTGGACGGTGCTCCTGGTGGGGCTGCTGACGCTGGGGATGACCGTCTACGGGATCGCAAAGACGCCGGTGATCGGCGCGGTGTCCGGACCCACCGTGAACGACGTCACGCAGCTCAACCGCATCGAGGTCGCGCGGGTGATCGCGCCGACGGCGGAGGCGGAGATCGCGGCCGCCATCCGCGGCGCGAGCGGGCCCGTGTCCATCGGCGGCGG
This genomic interval carries:
- a CDS encoding MbtH family NRPS accessory protein → MSEQREDDTIYQVVVNELEQYSLWPVDRDPPMGWKPAGKQGTKTECLDYIHEVWTDMRPRTVRDAMDEPEGA